One Eriocheir sinensis breed Jianghai 21 chromosome 32, ASM2467909v1, whole genome shotgun sequence genomic region harbors:
- the LOC127006378 gene encoding large neutral amino acids transporter small subunit 1-like has translation MAGEGQGSGGGGGGGMEVGTGGGGGGGGGIELGCPTETLLPNITSSPAKQPPSSAPSSGITLSRKITLLNGVSLIVGSIIGSGVFVSPGGVLGYAGSPVAALLVWGLCGVFCTVGALAFAELGTMLPSAGGEYSYILKAFGGLPAFLTLWVNVVIIRPATQAVVALTFAEYAVAMVLPAQTTGPHFDAPDECPAAVHDIPVVLLAALALCLLTAVNCLSVQLTMRIQTVFTAAKLLALATIIAAGALHLAAGNTQTLYQHAFQGGVSMEGVPLAFYSGLFAYGGWNYLNFVTEELKNPYRNLPRAISIALPLVTCVYVLANVSYLAVLTPAQVLASPAVAVSFGREVLGPLQYWVPVFVALSTFGSLNGILFTSGRLFLAGAREGHLPPALAFIHLRAKTPVPALLLTCFLSLLMLRADIFFLINSLSFALWLTIGGAVAALLWLRRTHPHLHRPIKVHTALPTLVLIGCVYLVVVPVVREPSSTGVGVLMTLSGVPVYLVGVMWRGKPAWVTELLDSSTHFLQKILMVVEPEVAPPSPATPTPL, from the exons ATGGCTGGTGAAGGACAGGgatcaggagggggaggaggaggaggaatggaagtcggcacaggaggaggaggaggaggaggaggaggaatcgaacTGGGGTGCCCTACCGAGACCCTCCTACCAAACATCACCTCCTCCCCCGCCAAGCAGCCTCCGTCTTCTGCACCATCCTCGGGCATCACGCTTTCCCGCAAAATCACGCTGCTTAATGGCGTGTCTCTCATCGTGGGCTCCATCATCGGCTCAG gcGTGTTCGTGTCCCCCGGAGGCGTGCTGGGCTACGCCGGCTCCCCCGTGGCGGCCCTGCTGGTCTGGGGGCTGTGTGGGGTCTTCTGCACCGTGGGAGCGTTGGCCTTCGC TGAGTTGGGCACCATGCTTCCCTCTGCGGGCGGTGAGTACAGCTATATCCTCAAAGCCTTCGGGGGCCTTCCTGCCTTTCTCACGCTATGGGTCAACGTGGTAATCATACGCCCCGCTACCCAGGCCGTTGTGGCGCTGACCTTCGCGGAGTACGCCGTGGCTATGGTGCTACCCGCGCAAACCACCGGACCCCACTTCGATGCCCCCGATGAATGCCCCGCTGCCGTTCATGACATCCCCGTGGTTCTACTTGCTGCCCTGGCCCTGT gTCTACTCACGGCCGTCAACTGTCTGAGTGTGCAGCTGACCATGCGGATTCAGACTGTGTTCACGGCGGCCAAGCTCCTCGCCCTGGCCACCATCATCGCGGCCGGCGCCCTACACCTAGCCGCCg gtAACACTCAGACCCTGTACCAGCACGCGTTCCAGGGGGGCGTGTCCATGGAGGGGGTCCCGCTGGCCTTCTACTCCGGTCTCTTCGCCTACGGGGGCTGGAATTACCTCAACTTTGTCACCGAGGAGCTCAAGAACCCGTACAG GAACCTCCCCCGGGCCATCAGCATCGCGCTCCCCCTGGTGACCTGTGTGTACGTGCTGGCTAATGTGTCCTACCTCGCTGTTCTCACCCCCGCGCAGGTCCTCGCCTCCCCCGCCGTGGCCGTG tcCTTCGGCCGCGAGGTTCTTGGCCCTCTACAATATTGGGTTCCAGTGTTCGTGGCGCTGTCCACCTTCGGGTCCCTCAACGGCATCCTCTTCACTTCTGGGCGGCTCTTCCTGGCGGGGGCGCGCGAGGGACACCTGCCCCCCGCCCTCGCCTTCATTCACCTTAGGGCCAAGACGCCGGTGCCCGCTCTCCTGCTCACG tgtttcctctccctcctgatgCTCCGCGCCGACATCTTTTTCCTCATCAACTCCCTGTCCTTCGCGCTGTGGTTGACCATCGGCGGGGCGGTGGCGGCGCTCCTGTGGCTGagacgcacacacccacacctccataggcctatcaAGGTGCACACGGCCCTCCCCACGCTGGTGTTGATAGGCTGCGTGTAcctggtggtggtgccggtggtgcGGGAACCCTCGAGTACTG GTGTGGGTGTGCTAATGACGCTCTCAGGTGTTCCCGTGTACCTGGTGGGTGTGATGTGGCGGGGGAAGCCGGCGTGGGTGACGGAGCTGCTGG attCCTCCACCCATTTCCTGCAGAAGATCCTGATGGTGGTGGAGCCGGAGGTggcgcccccctcccccgccacccccacccccctctga